AAAGCGGAGAGTCTGTGAAACTGCTAACCTGATTGAATCCAGATCTGAAGGCTTCAATCTGCCGGGCAACTCCTCTCTTGACAGTGGCATCAACGACCAGGGATATATAGTCCTCAAGACTATTAATATCAACCTGTAATAGAACAGAAAACAGTACACGGCATCAGCAACAATGGACAAGAACTAAAAGAATAGTAAGATATGGGATGTAAAGCTTATTAGACGGTACAATGTCATCTCCTGGTCTCAATATGTATTCAGGATAGCCAGGTAGGGTGAAGTCCAAGCAAAGATCTTCAATACGGGATCCACGTAAACATAAATCAGAAATCACGCTACTGTTGTCACCACCTTCTGCTTCCAGATAGTGCTTACGGCCAACAAGAACACGAAGCTCTTGCAAAGTCTTGCCAAGTTCAGTATCAAATATTATAACATCATGCAAATCAAGCTCCTGTTCAGGTGAGAAAAGAAAAAGAAATTACGAACAACGTAAAGAAGTGTCGAAACTACTAGTCCACTCTTAGCTAAATAAAAAAAGTTACTGATAGTAAAAAACTCACTTGACCAAGAATGAGCTTATAAAAAGCTGTACTTAACGGGACGTCCATTAGCCGTCCATCTTGAAGTGCCTTTGCCATCACGCGCCCTAAAAGGCGGAAATATTCAACAACTTTATGAAACCGACTACCTTCAGATACGTCAGCAGTTGAGGGCCAGGGCCGAGGGAACAACCCAAGTGGTGCCTGAACTATATCTCTGTCCCTAGCTGCTGCAGATTTACCGTCTTGAATCTCATCTCTATCAGTTTGCATAGATAACTTGTCACCAGAATTTGATCTCCACATCCCAAGGGAAACCTTTTGCAAATCATGGCTTAGGAGTGTGTAAAACTCAAGTGTGGGGCCTAGACCAGTACCAACTTCACCAAAATATTCTACTTCAAGCACAGCTTTTTGGCTAGAATACATCTCCATAACTTTCGCAGCAGAATCTAATATTCTATTTCGGGATACCCGCACTTTCTGGCGCTGCAATCTCCCTATTCTCATCTCTCGTTCATTTGTAGAACCACTGCCGTCAGCACCTTGCTGCTGCTGCAAGCGGTTCAATGCACGCGACAACCCAAAGGCAGTTGAATAGAAATACTGTCTCCGGGTCTGAAACGGAAACAAAAACGGGCATGCTGTAGTCAACTGGTAGCACCAAGAGGGAAGACTTCCACTGCACAAAGCAAGCGCGTCCTGGATCTGTCGAGCTAATTTGGGTGTAAGTTTGCTGTTGATGAATTCTTCATGAGAAACCTTTGCAGCAGTTGTATTCAGATCATCTAGACTTGTAATTTTACCCTCTGCGAAACGATCAGAAATGGTTTGGGCTCTTAACCGAGGGCCAAGCTGATTTAAACCCTCTAGTACACGCAACAACGCCAAAACATTATACGTAGAATTTGCCTTCTCAAGGTCGCATGGAAGCTTTCCTTGTACGATACTATCCAAAAGAGATGCCCTATACGACTGGGCTTCTACGCTTGCATTAGTAGTAGCAGATTTAGTGGATTTAGATGGTGTGGTAGAACTTGCACCACCAGCAGACAACCTATTCGCTTGGCTGTCCGGCATCTGGTACATGATAGTATATATATCATTTAATCTGCTTCCATCACTCGAGATGAAATCGCTGCCACCGAGCCTGTCATCATCATCTTCGTCTAGCATAAGTTGTCGTTGCACAGCCTGATATATCGTCATATGCCTACTAAGTTGCTTTCCTCCCGCAGTAAACATCAACTTAGAGGACTCATCAGAACTTCGATTCAGGGTACGCCCATGTAGGTCTCTACTCCCCCTGATACCTCTACCACTGGCAGCTCCAAGCCCTGCCATCGCCGCAGCAGCGAAGGAGAGTGCACCCCTAGAACCATAAAGATTCCCAATGCCAGCATCAGTAGAATTAGATCCCCTTGCAGTTGCTGTTCCACTACTTCCTGCCAAAGCTGAATTCATCTGTCGGCCGCTAGGTGCTAGGCCGGCTCCCTCATCATCCACTGCGTCTCCCAATTTTACATCATGAACCTTATCAGGGGTGCACATGGGAAGACTGTCATCCAAGACCTGAATTCAAGACCAGATCAATATGAGAAATTGTGGTATAAAGTTCATAATTCTCTTTAGTCAGTTCTAAAAGGAAAGGTTCCGATAAGGTCAGCTCAATATGGTAAACTTATCTAAGAATACGGAAAGCTAGCAAGCATTATTGCGAGAAGTATCATCTTTCATGTTGTTAGCAAGAGAAATAATTGCGTCTGTAATGTACATACTGGGGAGGGAATACTTACATCCTCCTCATCATCATCATCATCGTCGTCAGAAATGTCTTCCTCTTCAATCACCAAAGCATCATCCATGTCGACGGGGGATATATCCATTTCTTCGTCCTGCAAGCAATATAAGTAAGATAGTGCTGCATAAGCAGATCACACCACAAACATAATATAATGTTACACAATAAACAACCATGTAATCCAGAACTTCCTACAGTGACATACCTCAGAGCTGGAGTCTCCGCTAGCTGGTTTCATTAGTGTATCTTTGTCAAGAACAGCTTTCCTTTGAGCACTGCTCCTTGTCTGAGGCCCCTTATCCGGCTGAGCCGGCTTCATAACACCTTTACCTTTAGATGAGCTGGTACCTTTCTCGTGCACAGGTTCTTTCTTTGAGGCATCGCCTATTTTAATTGCTGATCTAGATCTAGAAGAATGACGAGTGGTGGAAGCTGGAGTTGACGAGGATGGTGATGAAACACCAGCACCGCTAGGTAATGTGCCTGGCTCAGTGTTTCCAGCAGGCGCTGCTGCCTTCACCCCAGATTCACTGCGTTGAACTCGGGGCCAGAGAAATTCCTCCACTGCTGCTATGCTTGCCAATGGATCTATGAGAACAATATTGGAGGAGTAATCACGTAGAGCCTTCTCTCCAGGTGCACGGCATAACCGCAACTTCAAAGGATGTGCCAAAGCACTCAACCCAGATGAGAGACGAGCACTTCCACTGAGTGACCTTGAGGGATGGCTAAGGACGACCGGAAAGCGTTCCAGTGAAGACAAAGCATCTTGAAGTTTCTGAATCAAAACAGTCATAGGAGGGATCTTTCCCTCATTACCATCAGAAGGAAGTGCAATTTCTAGAAAAGCTTTGAACCTTCTGAGCCCATCCTGGCGAAGTTTGGGCAAATCAACCTCGGAGATCTTCTCTTTGGAAAAGTATCCATAAGAAAAATAGTTAAGCAATGCTGCTACCACACCACTGCCAATAAACTCAAAAGTTGAGACGCCATCCCCTTTGCTTAGCTCGCCAAGTATCTCGGAGATGATACCAATCAAGTATTCTTCTTTGCTAGCAGAAAAATCGCCAAGGCATGGCCCAGAGACTTTAGATTTCCCCTTTCCTTTCACTTTATGATCATTTGTACCAGCAGTTAGCTTCGTGCAAAGATTCTTCAGATGCAAGAGATCATCTGTAACTCCAACATCAAATTCCCCACCATCAGACGGGAAGTGCTTGTCTTTGAATGCTTTTGCACAGGAGCTAACTGTTTCCCTTAGCATGAAGCTCGCTGTAGGAGATTCCATGGAATTATGGGTCGCACCTATGCTAGCTGACACAGAATTCTTAAGCTCTTCCGACTGATTTCCATCAGAATTGGCATTACTACTTCGCCGTCTGTAACGCCTAGATCGTGCAGATCCAGGCACACAGTCATTTTCCTGATCAGTAGAAGCATTAGCACTAGGTTTACCAACCAAGACAAGTTGATCTACAGCATGAACCACCCCTTCCCTCACAAACACTTTCGAGAAAGTTTCAGGAAGTTTTTCCATCAGAATTTCTGCAACTTGTAGAGCAGGAACCAAGACTTGTGGATCTTTCCATGCCAAGACACTAGCCAAGAAGCTACATAGGAAAAATAATGTAAGAAGTTGCGCCATGTGATACCTAATTTAAAACATAAACAGCATACCTCGATATATTTGTGTCACCAATTAGAGATTGAATCATTTCTGGAGTGCTGAAATACATCAACTTTGCGATAACGGAGAGACATTTATGACGAATAGTACCATTGACACTAGAACCATAGATCTGTTGGAAAGAAAACAAGGGTAATTAGACATACAGGAGGTTGTATGAACATTAACTTGTAGCAACCGCAACAAAAAATTACCTGCACTAAAACTGGAAGAAGATCCAATCCAAATTGCTGCAAAAGTTCGGGTTGATCACAAAGTAATTTTTCTCTAGGTGAAACTTTGGGAGAATCTTCTTGTTTTCCTGAAGTACTTGGAGAAGAATTTTTTTGGCCTGAACCTTTCACTAACGCGTTTGCGCTAGTAGGAAGGGAGATACTTCCTTCTGGCAATGGAGGGAGGAGCTCGTTCGCTAGGTTGACTATCTCAAAAATCTAAGATGCAAAACAAGAGTTATAATTCGGAACCTTTCTGGAAACAAAGGACCTCACATGATCATGTTCAAGAATATATTCAAGAATTAGAGAGTCATGGGATCAAAGTTAAATAAACAAGACAGAGCACACTGATGAAGCGCTAAGCGCTTTTATCTATACCACTTCCAACACCAGACCAGAAAACAAGCATAGGAAACTTGAGCCATCGGCTACAACATAAATAAAGCTCAAAATACATGTACATAGATTATCATCGAGCTGAATAGACAAATCTCCTAAATGCAAGTGATCTATTTGAAGGTGTGTCCCCTAAGCATCTCATTGTACACCATTTATTTTATCAGGAAATGAACAAAATAAAGTCTGTGATGTCAAAAAGTAAATCCGTACCTGATCTGCAGGCCTGCTCAGTGCTGGGGATATAGATGCATTAGCAGAGACACCAGAACCCGACAGAATATCCTTAAGAATGCTACTAATACCGAGAAGAAGTAATGTCCTGCACCCAAGAGGTGAACCGCTCGCACAGGTGGAAAGTAATCGGATTAATCCCTGTGAAAATATGATGAAAATGTCATCCTATGAATAACGAAATATAGAAAACACAAAAGAATTAACTCATACCGTGTATGTTGAAACACCAAGAGATGCTTGCCCACCTCCCGAGTTGCTAGCGGATATAAGAGTCGCAGCTTGAGTCACCAGGCCATGGTTGCATAATTCATCTAATTTATCAGGGGACGATGCAAATGCTTCGGCAATCCGAGTCAAACAGATAGAAGCATATTCCAAAACCTGTCACCGTACGAACATACTATGAAGGAAACTGGGGCAAGAGCAGAACTAGATAGTACCACAGTACAGCAAAAAAAAAGGATCGTTTACCTTCGCATCATGATACTGAAGTAGGTTTGTCAGTACCGGTACAGCTTCCATAACATAATCAGATGCATCAGAAGGTAACTTCTTGCACATATTTGCAGCGGTAGAGACTGCTACACGCTACAAAGTCAAAGTAAAAAAAAGTGCATTAGATAAACGAGTATGGAAAGCATAAAAGAAAGGTTACAAAATTACCCACCTGGACACCGGTGGAGAAGAAATCCAGATATGATAGCACTGCCATAAGAGCACCAGCTCGCAAACAGGCCGTTGGGTGTTCCTGAGATATCTTTTTGAGAGCTTGCAGAGACTGTTGTAAATCACATGAAGAATAAAATCAAATTTCAAATTTCGTCCTAAGTAAATTAAAATATTGGATATGTACGTGTAGAAACTGCAGCATAAAACATTCCACAACATACACTTTATCCAGATTTTAGATAAGTATTATATTCAAAAAAAAAAAAATCAAGAATTGCTAGGAAAGCGAACCTGCTCGGCCAAGTCCATGTATTCAATGGTTAGCAATCTGGCGACAAAGCATGAAACAGCCCCGTAATGAACAACAGCAGCACAAGAAGAGGGCAAAACATCACACAGATGGGTAAGAGCCCTGGCAGCAAGAAGCATAATATCCGGATTGCTCTCATGGTTAAGTAGACCAACAAGAACGGGGACGAAGGAATCAACAGAGAAGGTGCTCAAGGAGTCTTCGGTGCCAATGGATAACATCTCGCAGAGCTGGGTCAAAGCCTCGACCTGCTTTCCCTCTTCTCCTTCAGAGCGCAAGCCAGCGAGTATCTTCTTCATCCTCCCATTTAAATGGGAAGAAGAACCTGAGCCAATACCTGAAGAAGGAAGCAAGTCATCAAGTCCAGCTCCAAGCTTCCTCAGCAACCCTTGTAACGCACTGCTGGCTGAGCTCATGTTGGGATGCATGAATCCCCCGTTGCCATCCTCACTATCATTGTCATCGTCCTCTTCAGCGGCGGCGGCAGCAGCTGCAGCGTCCATGTTGAGCTGCTGTCTGGCTCGGTCTCTTTCTCTATCCCTAATCCTAACCTCATGCTCCTTCTCCTTTCCCTTATCAGAATTAGTATTATCGTTTCCCCTGTTACCTCGTCCCCCGCCGCGGCGGAATCCAGAAGACTCGGTGGATGTGTCCATGGGAGTAACGGCGGCTGTAGCGGTAGCGGTAGCGGCAGAGCGAGAAGAACGAGAGCGGGTGGAGGAGGAAGGTGCAGTAGCGGTGGTAGCGGCGGCGGCTGAAGAGGAAGAGGGAGACGAGAGGCGAGCGCGTTTGCTGCGAGTGGTGGGACCTGAGGGAGGAGGAGGAGGAGACGAAGAAGAAGAAGATGGGGCAGTTGAGGTCGCCTCCGCACGCTTGCGGCTCCGAGTTTCCATACAAAGGAAGAAACCCCTCCACACGAGTCTCTCTTATTCAGAGAGATTCCGATCGCATCTCAACTGATCCAGAAACCGATCGGATTAAGCTCGCTCGAAACCCTAATTTGCTAGCGAGATCGTTAGGAGCTAGAGAGAAACAAACCTATTGATGAACGAATTCGAAATCAACGCAAAAGGGGCTACGAGATCGAAATCGAGAGAGGAAGGAAGGAGGATCTTGATTTCTTTCGAGATTAGAAAACCCTAAATCGAGTAATGAGAGAAGAAAGGGATGAAAAGGGCTTTTGCGCAAAATATATAGATTCAAGCGAAGCGAATACGATACCGTTTTCCTCCGTCCAGCTTTTCCGACAAGAACTGACACGGGGATCCCCGCTACGTGTGATTCGTTTACTCCATTAAGCTTAATACGGTGTCGTTTTACACTTTATCATGGGCTGGACAGATGGAAACAAAATAAGCCCAAGATATAAGGCTGGGCCCAACCATCAGCCATAGATATCTGCAAGCTTGCACGGGTTTAAGCCCCCACTATGATGGAGGTTCGCTTTCTTATACTTTCAACTCTACCTTCTCACTACGATCCATGGACTATATAACACATTACTCATTACAATTATATATATGATCTATGCAAAGATACAAATATATTCTTCTTTTATGATTGTAGTAAGGAAAAACTATGGTTTGTCGAGAAAATAATTAGTCATTACAATTATATATATGATCTATGCAAAGATACAAATATATTCTTCTTTTATGATGGTTTGTTAAGAAAATAAATATGATAATAAAATCTATCTATCTACTTATTTAAATGAATCTACTCAATGAAATGCAGGTGATCTATGCAAAGATACAAATTTATTCTTCTTTTTTTCTTTAGCCATCACACGCTAATTTAAAATCTAAATGTAGAAATTTTTGTTGTTTGGGTTTGAGTTTGTTAATCGGATGAAGACATATATAAATTATTGTACATATTTTATAAAAAAAACATGACAGTATATAATACATTAGTTCTTTTATAAGTGTGCCCTTGTTTGGAACTTACAGATTTTTTTAATATATATATATATATATACATATTAATTTAACCCGAAAAACAGAAATTATGATTCATTTATAAATCCAATATGAACATACCGAGGGAAAAAATCGTCGGTACGTCGTCGGAATAACGTTATTCCGACGACATACCGACGAAACAAGTCCTCGGAAATAACTCCTCGGAAATTCATTTTTTCTCGGAAATCCCTCAGAAATTTCCGAAGGAATTCCGAGGAAATGAATTTCCGAGGAAACTCCGAGGACCACCAGTTCGTCGGAAAGGTTCTCGGAATATATCGAGGGAGAACTTCTTCGGAATATTTCGATGGACTTTCCGATGGTCCAATCCTCGGAAGTTTCGATGAAATGTTCCTCGGAATTTTCATCGGGAATTTCCGAGAAACGGAGCCCTCAGAAAATTCCGAGGAGGAAGGAGTCCCTCGGTATATTCCGACGACTTATTCTGAGGAAATGTTCGTCGGAAATTTCCGAGGGTTCATTTCCTCGGAATTTCAAAAAAAAAATTAATTTTTTTTTAAAAATGAAAATTTTGAAATTTAAATTCGAAAATATAAAATTAAAATTAAAATTNNNNNNNNNNNNNNNNNNNNNNNNNNNNNNNNNNNNNNNNNNNNNNNNNNNNNNNNNNNNNNNNNNNNNNNNNNNNNNNNNNNNNNNNNNNNNNNNNNNNNNNNNNNNNNNNNNNNNNNNNNNNNNNNNNNNNNNNNNNNNNNNNNNNNNNNNNNNNNNNNNNNNNNNNNNNGTCTCCAACAAAGATATGCGATCATCCTTGTCCTTCAACTGAGCCGTAAATATTTCTGGATCAACAAATGGCGGTGGTGCAGAAAAAGTAGGAACCGACCGAGAGCGATGACCCAAACGTCCCTTCTTCTTTGGAACCGACTGAAATAGAAAATAGCCAAATTTAAATAATATAAAAAGACGATAAAATAAAAATCAAGAAATAAATGAATTGAACTTTAAAAAAAAAAAACTTACCGATTCAACGATTTCGTTGATTCGAACCCGGGACAAGTTGGTCGAAGCCGTCGAATCGTCATCCTCGGTTTGAAGCTGAGACACTTCGTCTACCACCTGAGTTTGGACCTGGTGACCACTTTCCTCACAAGACCATCATCAATCTGGCCTGTCTTCTTGTTGGTATACGTCATCTTCATTAGGGTGAGATCATCAACCGACTCGCCATCATTTTCTTCCGCCTTGAAAAAAACATAAATTAAACAAACATTAGAAATTAGAAAAAATGCACAAAAAATAAAATTTCAAAACTTAAATAATTGAAGAAAAAGTGGTTGAACTTACCATGTGATCTCCCAGAGTGGCAATAGATTGAGCACACAAGTTATGCTTGAAGACGCCCTTCCCTTTACGCTCGCTCCTGCGGTTGGTGGAGTTGGTGGAAGAAGTTTCTTTCGTCTCTTCCTTATCCCAATGCACACACAACTCCTTCCAGACCGTGTTGTTCATCGACTTTGGGACCTTTTAATAATAAAAAAAAATAGTTAAATTAATTAAAAAATAGTTAATAAATTAAAAAAATTGTTTAATAAATTAAAAACAACCTTGTTTATTTCCCACTTCTTTTTCCACTCGTGGATCTGCTTCCCATAGTTGTCCATAACTTTATGGACGAAGTGGTGATAGATAAAGAGCGTATCATCGGAATTCCAGTTGAATTTTTGCTGAAAAAAAAAATAATTAGTAGAAAATTTATATTAAAGACTAAAAATATAAGTAAAAAATAAGAATACTTACCGCAAACTGACGAAACCACATATGCTGCTTGTCGGTAGGGAAGTCAGTGAAAGTCGGATGTCCCTTGTCGAGGGCCGAGTACATCATACGGTTGATCCATGCGCTGATCCCGTTNNNNNNNNNNNNNNNNNNNNNNNNNNNNNNNNNNNNNNNNNNNNNNNNNNNNNNNNNNNNNNNNNNNNNNNNNNNNNNNNNNNNNNNNNNNNNNNNNNNNNNNNNNNNNNNNNNNNNNNNNNNNNNNNNNNNNNNNNNNNNNNNNNNNNNNNNNNNNNNNNNNNNNNNNNNNNNNNNNNNNNNNNNNNNNNNNNNNNNNNNNNNNNNNNNNNNNNNNNNNNNNNNNNNNNNNNNNNNNNNNNNNNNNNNNNNNNNNNNNNNNNNNNNNNNNNNNNNNNNNNNNNNNNNNNNNNNNNNNNNNNNNNNNNNNNNNNNNNNNNNNNNNNNNNNNNNNNNNNNNNNNNNNNNNNNNNNNN
The DNA window shown above is from Brassica oleracea var. oleracea cultivar TO1000 chromosome C3, BOL, whole genome shotgun sequence and carries:
- the LOC106334366 gene encoding E3 ubiquitin-protein ligase UPL3 — translated: METRSRKRAEATSTAPSSSSSSPPPPPSGPTTRSKRARLSSPSSSSAAAATTATAPSSSTRSRSSRSAATATATAAVTPMDTSTESSGFRRGGGRGNRGNDNTNSDKGKEKEHEVRIRDRERDRARQQLNMDAAAAAAAAEEDDDNDSEDGNGGFMHPNMSSASSALQGLLRKLGAGLDDLLPSSGIGSGSSSHLNGRMKKILAGLRSEGEEGKQVEALTQLCEMLSIGTEDSLSTFSVDSFVPVLVGLLNHESNPDIMLLAARALTHLCDVLPSSCAAVVHYGAVSCFVARLLTIEYMDLAEQSLQALKKISQEHPTACLRAGALMAVLSYLDFFSTGVQRVAVSTAANMCKKLPSDASDYVMEAVPVLTNLLQYHDAKVLEYASICLTRIAEAFASSPDKLDELCNHGLVTQAATLISASNSGGGQASLGVSTYTGLIRLLSTCASGSPLGCRTLLLLGISSILKDILSGSGVSANASISPALSRPADQIFEIVNLANELLPPLPEGSISLPTSANALVKGSGQKNSSPSTSGKQEDSPKVSPREKLLCDQPELLQQFGLDLLPVLVQIYGSSVNGTIRHKCLSVIAKLMYFSTPEMIQSLIGDTNISSFLASVLAWKDPQVLVPALQVAEILMEKLPETFSKVFVREGVVHAVDQLVLVGKPSANASTDQENDCVPGSARSRRYRRRSSNANSDGNQSEELKNSVSASIGATHNSMESPTASFMLRETVSSCAKAFKDKHFPSDGGEFDVGVTDDLLHLKNLCTKLTAGTNDHKVKGKGKSKVSGPCLGDFSASKEEYLIGIISEILGELSKGDGVSTFEFIGSGVVAALLNYFSYGYFSKEKISEVDLPKLRQDGLRRFKAFLEIALPSDGNEGKIPPMTVLIQKLQDALSSLERFPVVLSHPSRSLSGSARLSSGLSALAHPLKLRLCRAPGEKALRDYSSNIVLIDPLASIAAVEEFLWPRVQRSESGVKAAAPAGNTEPGTLPSGAGVSSPSSSTPASTTRHSSRSRSAIKIGDASKKEPVHEKGTSSSKGKGVMKPAQPDKGPQTRSSAQRKAVLDKDTLMKPASGDSSSEDEEMDISPVDMDDALVIEEEDISDDDDDDDEEDVLDDSLPMCTPDKVHDVKLGDAVDDEGAGLAPSGRQMNSALAGSSGTATARGSNSTDAGIGNLYGSRGALSFAAAAMAGLGAASGRGIRGSRDLHGRTLNRSSDESSKLMFTAGGKQLSRHMTIYQAVQRQLMLDEDDDDRLGGSDFISSDGSRLNDIYTIMYQMPDSQANRLSAGGASSTTPSKSTKSATTNASVEAQSYRASLLDSIVQGKLPCDLEKANSTYNVLALLRVLEGLNQLGPRLRAQTISDRFAEGKITSLDDLNTTAAKVSHEEFINSKLTPKLARQIQDALALCSGSLPSWCYQLTTACPFLFPFQTRRQYFYSTAFGLSRALNRLQQQQGADGSGSTNEREMRIGRLQRQKVRVSRNRILDSAAKVMEMYSSQKAVLEVEYFGEVGTGLGPTLEFYTLLSHDLQKVSLGMWRSNSGDKLSMQTDRDEIQDGKSAAARDRDIVQAPLGLFPRPWPSTADVSEGSRFHKVVEYFRLLGRVMAKALQDGRLMDVPLSTAFYKLILGQELDLHDVIIFDTELGKTLQELRVLVGRKHYLEAEGGDNSSVISDLCLRGSRIEDLCLDFTLPGYPEYILRPGDDIVDINSLEDYISLVVDATVKRGVARQIEAFRSGFNQVFDIKSLQVFTPSELDYLLCGRRELWEAETLVEHIKFDHGYTAKSPAIIFLLEIMGELTADQQRAFCQFVTGAPRLPPGGLAVLNPKLTIVRKLSSTSNAAANGTGASETADDDLPSVMTCANYLKLPPYSTKEIMYKKLLYAINEGQGSFDLS